A stretch of Oncorhynchus gorbuscha isolate QuinsamMale2020 ecotype Even-year linkage group LG24, OgorEven_v1.0, whole genome shotgun sequence DNA encodes these proteins:
- the xkr8.3 gene encoding XK-related protein 8.3, giving the protein MDSPMFSKYSWLDFIFSVVGVCTFLFDVGSDIWVATEFYSRGDFFWFGVLIGLMILSSVVVQMFSWFWFKYDRELEGFDEQTAKNVLFGGCVKLSFLLHVLQLGFFCRHISAIWQGFRVWWRQEQGSGYAVYLTHDLSMLRLIETFCESAPQLTLMTHIMLHTNKARTVQCVSVVASTTSIAWMVVDYHRSLRSFLPDKAKQGWGSSVVYFLWNLLLIAPRVAAVALFATILPSYLAAHFLLIWPVLVFWVWRQETDFMDSAGGEWLYRATVGLIWYFSWFNVAEGGTRRRSIIYHSFMATDGGILLVTWWFYRDPVLTQSYAPILLATLPLTYLMGVLFKTLYYYCFHPTLWMPSVREAGLEEELPDGQEMVFRSISQQTGTPRFRNKRMASHATHFYSEEEARKPSKINGREANTVV; this is encoded by the exons ATGGATAGCCCAATGTTTTCGAAGTACTCATGGCTCGATTTTATTTTCTCGGTAGTCGGTGTGTGTACCTTCTTGTTTGACGTGGGATCCGACATTTGGGTCGCTACGGAGTTCTACTCGCGTGGGGATTTCTTCTGGTTCGGGGTGTTGATCGGCCTTATGATCCTGTCTTCGGTAGTGGTCCAGATGTTTAGCTGGTTCTGGTTCAAATACGACCGCGAACTGGAGGGCTTCGATGAGCAAACTGCCAAGAATGTCCTCTTTGGAGGCTGCGTCAAACTTTCATTCCTGCTACATGTACTTCAGCTCGGATTCTTTTGCAG ACACATCTCAGCCATATGGCAGGGCTTCCGTGTGTGGTGGCGACAGGAGCAGGGCTCTGGGTACGCCGTGTACCTGACCCACGACCTGAGCATGCTGCGCCTCATCGAGACCTTCTGTGAGAGCGCCCCGCAGCTCACCCTCATGACACACATCATGCTGCACACCAACAAGGCCAGGACGGTACAGT GTGTGAGTGTCGTGGCGTCAACTACTTCCATAGCCTGGATGGTGGTGGATTATCACCGTTCCCTGCGTTCCTTCCTCCCAGACAAGGCCAAGCAGGGCTGGGGCTCCTCAGTGGTCTACTTCCTGTGGAACCTGCTCCTCATAGCGCCGCGCGTGGCAGCAGTCGCCCTGTTCGCCACAATTCTGCCCTCCTACCTGGCTGCCCACTTCCTGCTTATCTGGCCAGTGCTGGTGTTCTGGGTGTGGCGGCAGGAGACAGACTTCATGGACAGCGCCGGTGGAGAATGGCTCTACCGGGCCACCGTAGGTCTCATCTGGTACTTCAGCTGGTTCAACGTGGCGGAGGGAGGGACCAGAAGGAGGAGCATCATCTATCACtccttcatggctacggacgggGGGATTCTGCTTGTCACATGGTGGTTCTACAGAGACCCGGTCCTGACACAGTCCTACGCCCCCATCCTGCTGGCCACTCTGCCCCTCACCTACCTGATGGGAGTCCTGTTTAAAACACTCTACTACTACTGTTTCCACCCCACGCTGTGGATGCCCTCTGTCAGGGAGGCAGGGTTAGAAGAGGAGCTGCCTGATGGTCAGGAGATGGTGTTCAGATCCATCTCCCAACAAACTGGTACTCCCCGGTTCCGTAACAAGAGGATGGCAAGCCATGCCACTCACTTCTACTCCGAGGAGGAAGCCAGGAAGCCCAGTAAGATAAACGGGCGCGAGGCCAACACTGTTGTCTGA